The genomic segment GCGCACGGTCGAGCTGGTCGTCACGCCGCAATGGTTCGAGTTCGCGCAGACGCGGTTCGGCGGCGACCCGGCGTTCGATGCGATGGGCGCGGCCGTCGAACGGGCAACTGTGACCCGGCGCCGCCCGCTCGATGCACGGCTGAAGCAAGTCGCCAGATCGATCCAGCATTCAACCGGCTCCGGGTTCGCGACCGCGCTCTACCTCGAGAGTCGTGCACTCGATCTGTTGGCCGCACTGGCGGCGGAATTCCAGGGTGGCGGTGAACGTCCCGCGGTCGATCTCAAGGCTCCTGCGCTGGAGCGGGTGGTCGCCGTCAGGGAGCAGATCGATCGCGATCCGGCCGTGGCGACGACGATCACTGCGCTGGCGGCTGCGTTCGCCGTCAGCCCCAGCAAACTGAAGCAGGATTTTTCCGCCGCCTTCGGCGTCGGTCTCGGGCGTTACATTCACGAACGGCGCCTGCAGTTCGGGCGAGAACTCGTCGAAGACCACGGCGTGACCGTCTCGGAGGCCGCCTATCGCTGCGGATATGGCCAGCCGGCGAACTTCACGACGGCATTCAAGCGTCGCTTCGGCCGGCCGCCCAGCGCCGTCAGACGCTTCTCATAAGCCCTTTGTCTGAATTCATAAGCGAACGATGTCTCGCTTCGTGAACAACTCTGCGATGACTGCCCCGGCGAAGTGCGAGGGGCTAATGACCAGACGCAATCTCATCGTTCTGCTGATGTGTTCGGTGTCGTATCCGGCGATTGCCCAGCAGGCCGTGATGCTCGACGAAATCACGGTGACGGCGCAGAAACGTCCGGAGCAGGCGGCCGACGTTCCGATCAGTATCGACGTCTGGAGCGGCCAGCGCCTCGAGGAAAGCCGGACTCTGCGCCGCGATCAGGCGCTGTCGGCGACGCCGAACGCGCAGATGGGAACGGTCTCCGGCAGCCTCTACACGAATTTCACGGCGATACGCGGCGTGGGCTCGGCGTTGATCGATACCGATCCCGCCGTAGGGCTCTATGTCGACGGCGTCGCGGCCGGTGCGTCGCAGACCTACGGCGGCAATCTGCTGGACATCGATCGAGTGGAGATTCTGCGCGGCCCGCAGGGCACGCTCTACGGACGCAACAATCTCGCCGGTTCAGTCAACGTCATATCCAATCTTCCGGATCCGTCGCGGACGTACGGCGAATTCGGCGTCGACTACGGCCGGTTCAACACGGCGCGCAGCTTCGGCTTCTTCAACACGCCGATTGGTAACAGCGGTTGGGCGGTTCGTGGCGCGCTGTCCGGCTCCCGCAATGACGGCTATACGCCGGATGATGCGACAGGCGGGAAGGTCAACTCGCTGCAGGATATCTCCGGGCGCTTCAGCGTTATGGGGCCGGTCAGCGACACGGTGGACTTTCTGGGAAGCGTCGAGCACGAGCGTCAACGCACCGTCGATGGCGCGTTCATGAGCGAAGCGGATTTCCAGGCCGGGCGGCGCAGTGTCGACATCGTCAATCCGTTCAACGGCACCCTCTCGACGACGACCGCACGCGCTCAGTTCACGGCCCGCCTCGACAACGGTGATCGTCTGGTATCGCTCACCGGCTTCCGTACCAACGAAACCGACTTCAAGGGCAATTCGTTTCCCCAAGGCTATTTCGCCGCGACCAACGCCTTCTTCAGAAGTGCGGGTGTCGCCGGCTTCCAGTATCGGGCCGACAATCCCTTCAACGGAAGCTACGATCAGATCTCCCAGGAATTCCGCTACGAATCCGATCACAACGAGCGCTTCAAATGGGTCGGCGGACTCTACGCGGAGCGCAGCCACGGATCCCGTCAGTACGGCCTGACCAACAGTTTCGATTCGGGCGGCTTCTTGAGTGGGAGCGGCGTGACGCTGCAGTCGAAGGGCGTGACCGACACGACCGCACTCGCCGCCTTCGCGGACGGCACCTTCGCGCTGACCGAGCGCTGGAAGATATTCGGGGGAGCGCGCCTCGGCTACGATCACAAGGAGTTCTCTTACGACTTCCGGTCCGACAACGCGTCGTTCAACACGATCTTTGCCCCGGTCGTCGCCGGCTTTGCGCCGGCCTATCTCGCCAGCCTGTCCGCGCCGTATGTGACGCCGCGCTTCGGCACTCAGTTCGACGTGAGCGACAAGCTCAACGTCTATGCCAGCATCAGCCGTGGCTACAAGTCGGGCGGGTTCAATGCCGGCTTCGTCGCTCGCGGTGACGAGAAGGCGTTCGACGCCGAGACGCTGTGGAGCTACGAGGCGGGTTGGAAAGGTCGTTTCCTCGCCGATCGGCTGTCACTCAACGGCAGCGTCTTCTTCATGGATTGGCGCAATCAGCAGGTTCAGACGTTCAACGTCGCCACCCAATCGACGCCGATCCAGAACGCTCCGAAGAGCCGGTCCTACGGCGCCGAACTGGAGGCCCGTCTGAAGATCGACGATCATTGGTCGGTGCGCGCCGGGCTGGGATATGTCGACGCCACCTATGTCGACTTCAAGAACGCGCTCGCAACCGGAGCCTCGACGACGATCGACGTCGGAGGCAACCAGCAGCAATACGTCTCGAAATTCTCGGGCACGGTCGGCATCGGCTATGCCTGGAACGTCGGCTACGACGATCTGCAGGGGGCGGCGGAGGTCGCGTATCAGTTCCGGTCCGGATTCTACTTCGACGTCGCCAACACGCTGCGCCAGCCGGCCTATGGCTTGCTGAATGCGAGGATCGGGGTGGAGAACGAGCGCTACGCCGCGCATCTGTGGGGGCTCAATCTCGCCGACCAGCGCTATCGTGTCTCGGCGACGGACTTCGGGCTCGGTTCGCTGGTCGCGGTCGGAACCCCGCTGACGGTGGGGGCGACGTTCAAGATCAAGTTTTCGCAGCAGAACGACGCCCACGCGATCGTCAAATAGGTGCCCGATGAACAGCCCTCTCGACGTCAAGGATCTGATGGACCTCGGA from the Rhodopseudomonas palustris genome contains:
- a CDS encoding helix-turn-helix transcriptional regulator yields the protein MVLDGYAQGKTAGIDTGFRPGEFWISSTNDRVSTRKVILSAHPVRTVELVVTPQWFEFAQTRFGGDPAFDAMGAAVERATVTRRRPLDARLKQVARSIQHSTGSGFATALYLESRALDLLAALAAEFQGGGERPAVDLKAPALERVVAVREQIDRDPAVATTITALAAAFAVSPSKLKQDFSAAFGVGLGRYIHERRLQFGRELVEDHGVTVSEAAYRCGYGQPANFTTAFKRRFGRPPSAVRRFS
- a CDS encoding TonB-dependent receptor, whose protein sequence is MTRRNLIVLLMCSVSYPAIAQQAVMLDEITVTAQKRPEQAADVPISIDVWSGQRLEESRTLRRDQALSATPNAQMGTVSGSLYTNFTAIRGVGSALIDTDPAVGLYVDGVAAGASQTYGGNLLDIDRVEILRGPQGTLYGRNNLAGSVNVISNLPDPSRTYGEFGVDYGRFNTARSFGFFNTPIGNSGWAVRGALSGSRNDGYTPDDATGGKVNSLQDISGRFSVMGPVSDTVDFLGSVEHERQRTVDGAFMSEADFQAGRRSVDIVNPFNGTLSTTTARAQFTARLDNGDRLVSLTGFRTNETDFKGNSFPQGYFAATNAFFRSAGVAGFQYRADNPFNGSYDQISQEFRYESDHNERFKWVGGLYAERSHGSRQYGLTNSFDSGGFLSGSGVTLQSKGVTDTTALAAFADGTFALTERWKIFGGARLGYDHKEFSYDFRSDNASFNTIFAPVVAGFAPAYLASLSAPYVTPRFGTQFDVSDKLNVYASISRGYKSGGFNAGFVARGDEKAFDAETLWSYEAGWKGRFLADRLSLNGSVFFMDWRNQQVQTFNVATQSTPIQNAPKSRSYGAELEARLKIDDHWSVRAGLGYVDATYVDFKNALATGASTTIDVGGNQQQYVSKFSGTVGIGYAWNVGYDDLQGAAEVAYQFRSGFYFDVANTLRQPAYGLLNARIGVENERYAAHLWGLNLADQRYRVSATDFGLGSLVAVGTPLTVGATFKIKFSQQNDAHAIVK